The proteins below are encoded in one region of Mangifera indica cultivar Alphonso chromosome 7, CATAS_Mindica_2.1, whole genome shotgun sequence:
- the LOC123221785 gene encoding probable aldo-keto reductase 1 — protein sequence MDEACGVEVPRVKLGSQGLEVSKLGFGCSGLTGIYNDPVPEEDAFSLIKHAFDQGITFFDTADAYGNNANELLVGKALKQLPRDRIQLATKFGVCHQKTGTIICGTPQYVRACCEASLKRLDVEYIDLYYQHRVDTSVPIEDTMGELKKLVEEGKIKYIGLSEASPDTIRRAHAVHPITALQMEWSLWTRDIEEEIVPLCRKLGIGIVTYSPLARGFFGGKKVVEAVPANSIVASHPWFEGDNFNKNKILYSRMEKLGEKHGCTPTQLALSWILHQGDDVVPIPGTTKIKNFDNNFGSLRVKLTKEDLEEISAVIPINEVAGSRFKDDNYLRASWKFAVTPTKEIPAAI from the exons ATGGATGAAGCATGTGGAGTTGAAGTTCCAAGAGTGAAACTAGGAAGTCAAGGATTGGAG GTGTCAAAGCTGGGATTTGGTTGCTCGGGTCTCACAGGAATTTACAATGATCCAGTCCCAGAAGAGGATGCATTTTCACTTATCAAACATGCATTTGATCAGGGAATCACTTTCTTTGACACTGCAGATGCCTATGGAAACAATGCTAATGAGCTTTTGGTTGGAAAG gcTTTGAAGCAGCTGCCAAGAGATAGAATCCAGTTAGCCACAAAATTTGGCGTCTGCCACCAAAAGACTGGCACAATAATATGTGGTACACCTCAGTATGTGCGAGCTTGCTGTGAAGCCAGTCTGAAGCGCCTCGATGTTGAATATATTGATCTCTACTATCAGCACCGCGTCGACACATCGGTGCCTATTGAGGATACT atgggagaactcaagaaGTTAGTGGAAGAGGGAAAGATAAAATACATTGGGTTATCTGAAGCCAGTCCTGATACTATAAGGAGGGCACATGCAGTTCATCCCATTACTGCTCTACAAATGGAGTGGTCTCTCTGGACTCGCGATATAGAGGAAGAAATTGTCCCACTTTGCAG GAAACTTGGAATAGGGATTGTGACCTACAGTCCTCTTGCCCGAGGCTTTTTTGGTGGAAAAAAAGTTGTGGAAGCGGTCCCTGCAAACAGTATTGTG GCATCCCATCCTTGGTTTGAAGGAGACaacttcaacaaaaacaaaatcttatATTCCCGCATGGAAAAGTTGGGTGAAAAGCATGGCTGCACCCCGACACAGCTTGCACTTTCCTGGATTCTTCACCAGGGAGACGATGTTGTTCCAATCCCTG GGACAACTAAGATTAAAAATTTCGACAATAATTTTGGCTCTCTAAGAGTGAAGCTTACAAAGGAGGATTTAGAAGAGATTTCTGCTGTAATCCCCATCAACGAGGTGGCGGGGAGTCGCTTCAAAGATGACAATTATCTTCGTGCCTCCTGGAAATTTGCTGTCACGCCAACGAAAGAGATTCCCGCGGCTATTTAA
- the LOC123220713 gene encoding PITH domain-containing protein At3g04780-like produces MSGESANAILRSQVDLLDFIDWSGVECLNQNTAHSLPNALKQGYREDDGLNLESDADEQLLIHIPFTQVIKLHSIVIKGTEEEGPKTVKLFSNRDHMGFSNVNDFPASDSAVLTPENLQGKPVVLKFVKFQNVRSLAIFIEDNQGGSDVTKVQKIALFGTTVETTDMKGLKKIEDGH; encoded by the exons ATGTCTGGTGAATCAGCCAATGCAATTCTAAGAAGCCAA GTTGATTTATTGGACTTCATAGATTGGTCTGGAGTTGAATGCCTTAACCAGAACACTGCTCATTCTCTGCCCAACGCCCTTAAACAG GGTTACAGGGAAGATGACGGATTGAATCTGGAAAGTGATGCAGATGAGCAACTTCTGATTCATATTCCTTTCACTCAAGTCATTAAACTTCATTCTATTGTCATCAAAGGGACTGAAGAAGAAG GTCCCAAGACTGTGAAACTTTTCTCAAACAGGGATCATATGGGATTCAG TAATGTCAATGACTTCCCTGCAAGTGACTCAGCTGTCTTAACCCCAGAAAATCTACAG GGAAAACCGGTTGTCTTAAAATTTGTCAAGTTTCAGAATGTTCGTAG CTTGGCAATATTTATTGAGGATAATCAGGGGGGTTCTGATGTTACAAAAGTTCAAAAGATTGCCCTGTTTGGAACAAC GGTTGAAACAACGGACATGAAGGGCTTGAAGAAGATCGAAGATGGCCACTGA
- the LOC123220714 gene encoding probable ribose-5-phosphate isomerase 3, chloroplastic, with the protein MASLSLLSSLSTTFPNLFMCPPNSLKLRTPTVLSIRAQAVPALTQDDLKKLAADKAVDYVKSGMVLGLGTGSTAAFVVDKLGLLLKTGQLTDIIGIPTSKRTEEQARSLNIPLTTLDEHPVLDLAIDGADEVDPDLNLVKGRGGALLREKMVEASSKSFVVVVDETKLVSGLGGSKLAMPVEVVQFCWKYNLIRLQEMFKERGVEAKLRVTPEGKPYVTDNFNYIVDLYFETPIRDGVAAGEEIGKLEGVVEHGLFLNMATTVIIAGKSGVEVRSK; encoded by the coding sequence ATGGCCTCCTTATCCCTTCTCTCCTCCCTTAGCACCACCTTTCCCAATCTTTTCATGTGCCCCCCGAATTCCCTTAAGTTACGCACCCCCACTGTCCTCTCCATCAGAGCCCAAGCTGTCCCCGCTCTCACCCAGGATGACTTGAAGAAGCTCGCCGCTGACAAAGCTGTTGACTATGTTAAATCTGGCATGGTTCTCGGCCTCGGTACCGGTTCCACCGCCGCTTTTGTCGTCGACAAGCTCGGCCTCCTCCTCAAAACCGGCCAATTAACTGACATCATCGGAATCCCGACCTCTAAACGCACCGAAGAGCAAGCAAGATCGCTCAACATCCCTCTCACTACACTCGATGAACACCCGGTTCTTGACTTGGCCATTGATGGAGCTGACGAGGTTGACCCTGATCTCAACCTGGTTAAGGGTCGTGGTGGAGCCCTATTGCGTGAGAAAATGGTGGAGGCTTCTTCGAAGAGCTTTGTTGTCGTTGTTGATGAGACGAAGTTAGTTAGTGGACTTGGCGGGAGTAAACTGGCAATGCCAGTTGAGGTGGTTCAATTTTGTtggaaatataatttgattaggCTTCAGGAGATGTTTAAAGAAAGGGGTGTTGAAGCGAAGTTGAGAGTGACGCCAGAAGGGAAGCCTTATGTGAccgataattttaattatattgtggACTTGTATTTTGAGACGCCCATTAGAGATGGGGTTGCTGCAGGGGAAGAGATTGGGAAGCTTGAAGGAGTTGTGGAACATGGGTTGTTTTTAAATATGGCAACTACTGTGATTATTGCTGGGAAGAGTGGCGTTGAAGTGAGGAGCAAGTGA